The following coding sequences are from one bacterium SCSIO 12741 window:
- a CDS encoding Na+ dependent nucleoside transporter, which yields MSLLLALNFMSIARGALGMLVIIFIAWLFSSNRKAISWRLVGVGLSMQLVLAVLILKIYYVQRAFELVGKAFILILEFTREGSLFLFGNYIMDQESFGFVFAFQVLPTIIFFSALTSVLFYLGIIQVVVKGLAGLFTRFLKVSGAESLSVAGNIFLGQTESPLMIKNYLASMNRSEILLVMVGGMATVAGGVLSAYIAFLGGGDEVQRLFYAKHLLAASIMAAPGAIVISKILVPQTEEINSNIEVSKQQVGSNFLDALSNGTTEGLKLAVNVGAMLLVFFAFIAMVNYGLNMLGEYTHINDLVADWTNNKYTGLSLQMVLGYIFAPLMWLIGVEGPDMTLVGQLLGEKIIVSEFVGYASLAELKDAGAFASQKSIVMATYILCGFANFASIGIQIGGIGSLAPSQRKQLSEYGLKALIGGTLASLTSATIVGMIL from the coding sequence ATGAGCTTACTACTGGCCCTCAATTTCATGTCTATTGCACGAGGTGCATTGGGCATGTTAGTCATCATCTTTATTGCCTGGTTATTTAGTTCCAACCGAAAAGCTATCTCCTGGAGATTGGTAGGCGTTGGTCTTTCCATGCAATTGGTTTTAGCCGTTCTAATTCTTAAAATCTATTACGTCCAAAGGGCCTTTGAATTGGTTGGTAAGGCTTTTATACTGATTCTGGAATTCACCAGGGAGGGGAGCTTATTCCTATTTGGCAACTACATCATGGATCAGGAATCCTTCGGCTTTGTATTTGCCTTTCAGGTTCTTCCTACAATCATCTTTTTCTCGGCCCTTACCTCCGTCCTTTTCTATTTGGGAATTATTCAGGTAGTTGTAAAGGGATTAGCCGGACTTTTCACCCGATTCTTAAAAGTGAGCGGAGCTGAAAGCCTATCGGTAGCGGGAAACATATTCCTGGGCCAAACGGAATCTCCATTGATGATCAAGAACTACCTGGCCTCGATGAACCGGTCAGAAATCTTACTGGTAATGGTGGGAGGTATGGCTACGGTTGCAGGTGGAGTTTTATCAGCTTACATCGCTTTCTTGGGTGGTGGTGATGAAGTACAGCGACTTTTCTATGCCAAGCACTTATTAGCCGCCTCTATTATGGCAGCACCAGGGGCCATTGTCATCTCCAAAATTCTGGTTCCGCAAACCGAAGAAATCAACTCCAATATTGAAGTATCTAAACAACAAGTGGGCTCCAATTTTCTGGATGCCTTGTCTAATGGAACCACAGAAGGGCTAAAACTGGCTGTTAATGTGGGAGCCATGCTTCTGGTCTTTTTTGCCTTCATTGCCATGGTTAACTATGGCTTGAACATGCTGGGCGAATACACCCACATCAACGATCTGGTTGCCGATTGGACCAACAACAAGTATACTGGCCTTTCGCTTCAAATGGTGCTGGGATACATCTTCGCCCCATTAATGTGGCTTATCGGGGTAGAAGGACCTGACATGACACTGGTTGGTCAATTATTGGGTGAAAAGATTATCGTTTCTGAATTTGTAGGCTATGCAAGCTTAGCAGAACTTAAAGATGCAGGAGCCTTTGCCAGTCAAAAATCCATTGTGATGGCAACTTATATCCTTTGTGGTTTTGCCAATTTCGCTTCTATTGGCATCCAGATCGGAGGAATTGGGTCCTTGGCTCCATCTCAGCGCAAACAGCTTTCAGAATATGGATTAAAGGCCTTAATCGGAGGAACGCTTGCCTCTCTTACTTCAGCTACCATTGTTGGAATGATTCTATAA
- a CDS encoding bifunctional nuclease family protein — MEEKIKLEISGLSYSQTQTGAYALVLSEVEGNRSLPIIIGSFEAQAIAIELEQMKPSRPLTHDVFKHFAEAFSINLEEVIIYNLKEGVFYAQLICLSPSGERVEIDARTSDAIALAVRFKCPVFTYEFILKNAGVIIDEDAAIRPMEETSEEEVQEDKPLVSKTQEQLEEMLRDALDAEDYEFASQIRDELNRRK; from the coding sequence ATGGAAGAAAAAATCAAACTTGAAATATCAGGTTTATCCTATAGCCAAACTCAGACGGGGGCGTATGCCCTTGTTCTGAGCGAGGTGGAGGGAAACCGTAGCTTACCAATCATTATTGGCAGTTTCGAAGCTCAGGCTATCGCTATTGAGTTGGAGCAGATGAAACCAAGCCGTCCGCTAACGCATGATGTATTCAAGCATTTTGCCGAAGCTTTTTCAATCAACCTGGAAGAGGTCATTATCTACAACCTAAAGGAAGGGGTGTTCTACGCTCAATTGATTTGCCTATCTCCTTCGGGAGAGCGAGTGGAAATTGATGCGCGTACTTCAGATGCCATTGCCCTGGCTGTACGATTTAAATGTCCGGTCTTCACGTATGAATTCATCCTTAAAAATGCCGGTGTCATCATTGACGAAGATGCTGCCATTCGTCCGATGGAAGAAACAAGTGAAGAAGAAGTTCAAGAGGACAAGCCCCTGGTTTCCAAAACCCAGGAACAGCTTGAAGAAATGCTACGTGACGCCTTGGATGCAGAAGACTACGAATTCGCTTCCCAGATCCGTGACGAGCTAAATCGGAGAAAGTAG
- a CDS encoding electron transfer flavoprotein subunit alpha/FixB family protein, producing the protein MAVVVLVENKDGKILKSSNEAVYYASQMDADCTALTFGNVDDSALAALGQFGASKVICNTAIDGHDNSQLALWVSQKADALGASIVVTAHDHGGKAVAPIVAAKRNAGIVSGVVALPDTSNGFVVNKAVFSGKAFAQFSVSSDNKVLTVLPNSLSVETTDGSASVEKVAEEAGASKVRFKEFRKKGTEGKLDLTEAEMVVSAGRGLKGPENWGMVEELAENLGAATACSRPVADIGWRPHHEHVGQTGIAIRPNLYIAIGISGAIQHLAGVNGSKVIVVINTDPEAPFFKAADYGIVGDAFEVVPKLVEATKNILA; encoded by the coding sequence ATGGCAGTAGTAGTTTTAGTAGAAAATAAAGACGGAAAGATTTTAAAATCTTCCAATGAAGCTGTTTACTACGCTTCTCAAATGGACGCTGATTGTACCGCATTGACTTTTGGTAATGTGGATGATAGCGCTTTGGCCGCTTTGGGTCAATTTGGTGCCAGCAAAGTGATTTGCAATACTGCCATCGATGGACATGACAATAGCCAGCTTGCTCTATGGGTATCCCAAAAGGCTGACGCTCTTGGAGCATCAATCGTTGTTACTGCCCACGATCACGGTGGAAAAGCAGTAGCTCCTATTGTAGCTGCCAAAAGAAATGCTGGTATCGTTTCTGGTGTGGTGGCATTGCCTGACACATCAAATGGTTTTGTAGTTAACAAAGCGGTTTTCTCAGGAAAAGCTTTCGCTCAGTTCTCCGTAAGTTCTGACAACAAAGTATTGACTGTATTGCCTAACTCACTTTCAGTAGAAACTACCGACGGAAGTGCTTCCGTTGAGAAAGTTGCTGAAGAAGCAGGTGCAAGCAAAGTACGTTTCAAAGAATTCCGCAAGAAAGGAACCGAAGGCAAACTCGATTTGACCGAAGCCGAAATGGTGGTAAGTGCAGGTCGCGGATTGAAAGGTCCTGAAAACTGGGGAATGGTAGAAGAATTGGCCGAAAACTTAGGCGCTGCTACTGCTTGTTCTCGTCCCGTTGCCGATATCGGATGGAGACCTCACCACGAGCACGTAGGTCAAACAGGTATTGCTATTCGTCCAAACTTGTACATCGCCATTGGTATTTCCGGAGCTATTCAGCACTTGGCTGGAGTTAACGGATCCAAGGTGATCGTAGTTATCAATACGGACCCTGAAGCTCCTTTCTTTAAGGCAGCCGATTACGGTATCGTTGGAGATGCTTTTGAAGTAGTTCCTAAATTGGTCGAAGCAACAAAAAATATCCTGGCCTAA
- a CDS encoding electron transfer flavoprotein subunit beta/FixA family protein, translating into MNILVCISKAPDTTTKISFTDGDTKFNEAGVQFIVNPYDEWYALVRGLELKETLGGTVTTITVGGAENDPIIRKALAIGADSAVRIDASATDALQVANEIANYAKDKNYDLILAGKETINYNGAQVPGMIAALLDMPFLSQATKLDVAGTVATIECDVQGGTEVLEADLPLVLSAAKGMAEQRIPNMRGIMAARTKKLEVVPASGSATSTEVSSYSLPPAKSECRFIDPDNAAELIDLLRNEAKVI; encoded by the coding sequence ATGAATATTCTGGTTTGTATAAGTAAAGCACCGGATACCACAACGAAGATTTCGTTCACCGATGGGGATACGAAATTTAACGAGGCTGGCGTACAGTTTATCGTTAACCCTTATGACGAGTGGTATGCTTTGGTGCGTGGATTGGAGCTGAAAGAAACTCTTGGAGGAACAGTAACTACTATTACCGTTGGTGGTGCGGAAAATGATCCGATTATTCGTAAGGCCCTCGCTATTGGTGCCGATTCTGCCGTTCGTATCGATGCTTCTGCTACCGATGCTTTGCAGGTTGCTAACGAAATTGCCAATTACGCCAAAGACAAAAACTACGACCTTATTCTCGCTGGTAAAGAAACCATTAACTACAATGGCGCTCAAGTACCAGGAATGATCGCAGCCTTGTTGGACATGCCATTCCTATCTCAAGCTACTAAACTTGATGTGGCCGGTACTGTTGCCACTATTGAATGTGACGTTCAAGGTGGAACCGAAGTACTGGAAGCTGACCTTCCTCTTGTATTGAGTGCAGCTAAGGGAATGGCCGAGCAGCGTATTCCTAACATGCGTGGAATTATGGCCGCAAGAACCAAAAAATTGGAAGTAGTACCTGCTTCAGGTAGCGCTACTTCAACTGAGGTAAGCTCTTACAGCCTTCCTCCTGCCAAATCTGAGTGTCGTTTCATCGATCCGGATAATGCAGCTGAGCTAATTGATCTATTAAGAAACGAAGCAAAAGTTATTTAA
- a CDS encoding pyruvate dehydrogenase complex E1 component subunit beta: MRVIQFREALREAMSEEMRRDNNVFLMGEEVAEYNGAYKVSQGMLDEFGPDRVIDTPIAELGFAGIGVGAAMNGLRPIVEFMTWNFAILAADQIINSAAKMLQMSGGQYHVPIVFRGGNGQAGQLAATHSQSFEAFYAHVPGLKVLTPSNPYDAKGLLKAAIRDEDPVVFLESEKMYGDKGEVPDSEYIIPIGQANVKRTGTHCTIVTFGKIIKIVDEAAEALAKEGIEVEVIDLRTIRPWDEATVIKSVMKTNRLLIVEESWPVASIASEISFRVQREAFDYLDAPIRRLTQKDTPFAFATTLIDEALPHTEDVVRVVKELMYQA; encoded by the coding sequence ATGAGAGTGATTCAATTTCGTGAGGCCCTGAGAGAGGCGATGAGTGAAGAAATGAGACGTGACAACAACGTCTTTCTGATGGGTGAAGAGGTAGCCGAATACAACGGTGCCTATAAGGTAAGCCAGGGAATGTTGGACGAATTTGGTCCAGACCGGGTTATCGATACACCTATTGCTGAACTGGGTTTTGCCGGAATCGGTGTGGGAGCTGCCATGAATGGATTGCGTCCCATCGTTGAGTTTATGACCTGGAATTTCGCCATCTTGGCGGCGGACCAAATTATTAACTCGGCAGCCAAAATGCTCCAGATGAGTGGTGGGCAATACCACGTACCCATCGTTTTCCGCGGTGGAAATGGTCAGGCTGGTCAGTTGGCGGCAACACACTCCCAGAGTTTCGAAGCCTTTTACGCTCACGTACCAGGACTAAAAGTTCTTACTCCTTCTAATCCATACGACGCTAAAGGATTGTTGAAAGCTGCGATCCGTGATGAAGATCCAGTAGTTTTCCTGGAGTCTGAAAAAATGTATGGTGATAAAGGTGAAGTGCCGGATAGTGAATATATTATTCCAATTGGTCAGGCCAACGTAAAAAGAACCGGTACTCATTGTACCATCGTAACCTTCGGAAAAATCATCAAGATTGTGGACGAAGCTGCTGAAGCTTTGGCCAAAGAAGGAATTGAGGTAGAAGTGATCGACTTGCGTACCATTCGTCCATGGGATGAGGCTACCGTTATTAAATCGGTGATGAAGACCAATCGCTTGTTGATTGTGGAAGAGTCTTGGCCAGTTGCTTCTATCGCTTCTGAGATTTCTTTCCGGGTTCAGCGTGAAGCCTTCGATTACCTCGATGCGCCTATCCGTCGATTGACTCAAAAGGATACTCCTTTTGCCTTTGCTACCACACTTATCGATGAGGCACTTCCTCACACCGAAGATGTGGTTCGTGTGGTGAAGGAGCTGATGTATCAGGCCTAA
- a CDS encoding sodium-translocating pyrophosphatase — protein sequence MEQNIIFVPIALSILGLLFMLVKMSWVKKQAPGSERMQFISKSIKEGALAFLNAEYRLLVIFAVVAAGLLFVISTLVPTTSWMIVPAFIFGAIFSALAGNIGMRVATEANARTAEAAKTSLPQALKVSFGGGTVMGLGVAGLAVLGLSLFFMFFASQFMGGGGDFYGNMTVVLEALAGFSLGAESIALFARVGGGIYTKAADVGADLVGKVEAGIPEDDPRNPATIADNVGDNVGDVAGMGADLFGSYVATVLAAMVLGNYVIRDMSETVGFSDAFNNMGPILLPMVIAGVGILASIIGTFLVKIGSNDAKEPQVQKALDIGNWTSIILTLIASYFLINWMLPETMNMKFFGEGYKEVASINVFYSACIGLAVGALISMVTAYYTSLGKKPVLDIVQNSSTGAATNIIAGLAVGMKSTFASVILFAAAIYGSYALAGFYGVALAASAMMATTAMQLAIDAFGPIADNAGGVAEMSELEDHVRERTDILDSVGNTTAAVGKGFAIASAALTALALFAAYVTFTGIDGINIFKADVLAMLFVGGMIPVVFSAMAMKSVGKAAMEMVQEVRRQFREIPGIMEGTGTPEYAKCVDISTKAALKEMLLPGLITIITPIIVGLVFGSEPLGGYMAGVCVSGVMWAIFQNNAGGAWDNAKKSFEAGVMIDGEMTYKGSDAHKAAVTGDTVGDPFKDTSGPSMNILIKLTCLVGLVIAPILGQMEGNGEHASKDQTPTEIEVSEATNSTINTIH from the coding sequence ATGGAACAGAACATCATTTTTGTGCCAATTGCACTTTCGATCCTCGGACTTCTCTTTATGCTCGTCAAAATGAGCTGGGTAAAAAAGCAAGCTCCCGGAAGTGAGCGGATGCAATTTATTTCCAAGAGTATTAAAGAAGGTGCTCTTGCCTTTTTGAATGCAGAATACCGTTTGTTGGTCATTTTCGCTGTTGTTGCAGCAGGTCTGTTGTTTGTGATTTCAACTTTGGTGCCTACCACCAGTTGGATGATTGTACCGGCTTTCATTTTCGGAGCCATTTTTTCGGCCTTGGCTGGAAACATCGGAATGCGTGTTGCTACCGAAGCTAATGCTCGTACTGCAGAAGCAGCTAAAACAAGTTTGCCACAAGCTCTTAAAGTTTCCTTCGGTGGAGGTACTGTAATGGGATTGGGTGTAGCTGGATTGGCTGTACTCGGATTGAGTCTGTTCTTTATGTTTTTTGCTTCCCAGTTTATGGGTGGAGGCGGAGACTTCTACGGAAATATGACTGTGGTTCTTGAGGCCTTGGCTGGTTTCTCTCTGGGAGCTGAGTCAATCGCCTTGTTTGCTCGTGTGGGTGGTGGTATTTATACCAAAGCTGCTGACGTTGGAGCTGACCTGGTAGGTAAAGTAGAAGCAGGCATCCCAGAAGATGATCCACGTAACCCGGCAACTATTGCTGATAACGTAGGAGATAACGTAGGTGACGTAGCTGGTATGGGAGCCGACCTTTTTGGTTCGTATGTAGCTACCGTTTTGGCGGCCATGGTACTGGGTAACTATGTGATTCGCGATATGAGCGAAACAGTTGGTTTCTCCGATGCTTTCAACAACATGGGCCCAATCCTTCTTCCAATGGTTATCGCCGGAGTTGGAATTTTGGCTTCTATTATCGGAACATTCCTGGTAAAAATTGGAAGCAACGATGCTAAAGAACCTCAAGTACAAAAAGCTTTGGATATCGGAAACTGGACCTCTATCATTTTGACTTTGATCGCCAGTTACTTCCTGATCAACTGGATGCTTCCTGAAACCATGAACATGAAGTTCTTCGGTGAAGGATATAAAGAAGTAGCTTCTATCAATGTTTTCTACTCGGCTTGTATTGGTCTTGCAGTAGGAGCTTTGATCTCTATGGTGACTGCTTACTATACCAGTTTGGGTAAAAAACCAGTATTGGATATCGTACAAAATTCTTCTACCGGTGCTGCTACCAATATTATCGCTGGTTTGGCCGTAGGTATGAAGTCCACTTTTGCTTCAGTAATCCTTTTTGCTGCTGCCATTTACGGTTCTTATGCCTTAGCCGGTTTCTACGGTGTGGCTTTGGCCGCTTCTGCTATGATGGCTACCACAGCTATGCAGTTGGCTATCGATGCTTTCGGACCGATTGCAGATAACGCTGGTGGAGTTGCTGAAATGAGTGAATTGGAAGACCACGTTCGTGAGCGTACCGATATTTTGGACTCTGTAGGTAATACTACTGCAGCTGTTGGAAAAGGATTTGCGATCGCTTCTGCAGCATTGACTGCTTTGGCTCTGTTTGCTGCTTACGTAACCTTTACTGGTATCGACGGTATCAACATTTTTAAAGCAGACGTTTTGGCCATGCTTTTTGTAGGAGGTATGATTCCGGTTGTATTCTCAGCCATGGCTATGAAGTCAGTGGGTAAAGCAGCCATGGAAATGGTTCAGGAAGTACGTCGTCAGTTCCGCGAAATTCCTGGAATTATGGAAGGTACTGGTACTCCTGAGTACGCCAAGTGTGTAGATATCTCTACCAAGGCTGCCTTGAAAGAGATGTTGCTTCCTGGTTTGATTACCATCATTACTCCAATTATCGTTGGTTTGGTTTTCGGATCTGAGCCTCTTGGAGGTTACATGGCTGGTGTTTGTGTAAGTGGTGTTATGTGGGCCATCTTCCAGAACAACGCTGGTGGTGCCTGGGACAACGCTAAGAAATCTTTTGAAGCAGGTGTAATGATCGACGGTGAAATGACTTACAAAGGATCTGATGCTCACAAAGCAGCCGTAACAGGTGATACTGTAGGTGATCCATTTAAAGATACTTCTGGTCCATCCATGAACATTTTGATTAAGTTGACTTGTTTGGTTGGTTTGGTAATTGCCCCAATCTTAGGTCAAATGGAAGGAAACGGAGAGCACGCTTCTAAAGATCAAACCCCAACTGAAATTGAGGTTTCTGAAGCAACTAATAGCACCATTAACACTATTCACTAA
- a CDS encoding YceI family protein: MKLIWQTAVLGLALVAFGCNSEGASNSAKNQDSTTEAGSMTQADAPAKAYEYLLNKEESSVDWMGNKPTGSHNGNISFSNGAMGFNGNMDLNHGVVEVDMTTITCIDIQDEEDNKDFVGHLKNEDFFDVTKYPTANLMVMSMTQKGSDGTFQIEGEIVIKGINRIVSFEAQRKMNGDQMIFDGILILDRTEFNVTYKSKSVFGDLGDKFIYDEFTLNFHLVFDPVR; the protein is encoded by the coding sequence ATGAAATTGATTTGGCAAACTGCTGTTCTGGGATTAGCGTTGGTAGCCTTTGGTTGCAATTCTGAAGGAGCTTCTAATTCTGCAAAAAATCAAGACTCTACTACCGAAGCAGGAAGTATGACCCAGGCGGATGCTCCGGCCAAGGCATACGAATACTTGCTCAACAAGGAAGAGAGTAGTGTAGATTGGATGGGGAATAAGCCCACTGGATCACACAATGGAAACATTAGTTTTTCAAACGGAGCCATGGGTTTCAATGGGAACATGGACTTGAATCATGGCGTGGTAGAGGTGGATATGACTACCATTACTTGTATCGATATTCAGGATGAAGAGGATAACAAGGATTTCGTCGGGCATTTGAAAAATGAAGACTTCTTTGACGTTACTAAGTATCCTACTGCCAATTTGATGGTCATGTCCATGACTCAAAAAGGTAGTGATGGAACTTTCCAGATTGAAGGTGAAATTGTAATCAAAGGAATTAATCGTATCGTTTCTTTCGAAGCACAGCGGAAGATGAATGGCGATCAAATGATCTTTGATGGAATTTTGATCCTGGACAGAACTGAATTTAATGTGACTTACAAGTCCAAATCTGTTTTTGGCGATTTGGGTGATAAATTCATCTACGACGAATTTACACTGAACTTCCACCTGGTGTTTGATCCGGTGAGATAA
- a CDS encoding deoxynucleoside kinase yields the protein MHVAIAGNIGSGKTTLTTLLSKHYKWEPHFEDVDENPYLNDFYDDMQRWSFNLQIYYLNSRFAQIQDIKQKGRGIIQDRTIYEDAFIFAPNLHSMGLMTTRDFENYFSLFNLMESFIAAPDLIIYLRASVPTLVSQIQQRGREYEEQIRLDYLKRLNERYEAWISTYNKGRLVVVNVDENNFKEDKEDLGKIISRVDAELHGLF from the coding sequence ATGCACGTAGCCATCGCAGGAAACATAGGTTCAGGAAAAACAACTCTGACTACCCTTCTGTCCAAACATTATAAGTGGGAACCCCACTTTGAGGACGTTGATGAGAACCCTTACCTGAATGATTTCTACGATGATATGCAACGTTGGTCTTTCAACCTGCAGATCTATTACCTCAATAGTCGCTTTGCTCAAATTCAAGACATTAAGCAAAAAGGAAGAGGAATCATTCAGGATCGTACGATCTATGAAGATGCCTTCATCTTTGCGCCCAACTTGCACAGCATGGGCTTGATGACTACCCGGGATTTTGAGAATTATTTTTCTCTCTTCAACCTGATGGAATCGTTCATCGCAGCTCCGGATTTGATTATTTACTTGCGTGCTTCGGTTCCTACTTTGGTAAGCCAGATTCAGCAACGTGGGCGTGAATACGAAGAGCAAATTCGCCTGGACTATCTAAAACGCTTGAATGAACGCTATGAAGCTTGGATTTCTACCTACAACAAAGGCCGTTTGGTGGTTGTGAATGTCGATGAAAACAACTTCAAAGAAGACAAAGAAGACTTGGGAAAAATCATTTCCCGAGTAGATGCCGAGCTACACGGCCTTTTCTAA